The genomic region TCCTAATTTATGATCAAATTTCCAGATATACTCACAAAAAGTAATATCAAACCACACATTTATTCACTCAATAACATGATTTTAGGCAATGTTctttgtttaaaattgtaaaatattcttcaaATGAAGGCATTGAGATTGGGGTAAACACAGGACAACTCAAGCCAATTGAAACAGGCCTTCAAGTAGGTAATATTGAAAGGAGAAGGTCGAACCCGTTTAAATTGGACTTAATCAATACGTCAATTTATAGACTAGAATCCTGTTTGTCGGAACTAAAACCAGAAAAacttataaaaatattatacctAATTAACTCGAGACAGAGTTATGCTAACAATTTTTTCCAGAATACTCTGATTCACTTGGAATCTGGGAACTTAATAGGCTCTCTTAAGACCTCTCAAGTATACACACTTTTCACTCTATTCTCAACCAATTATAAGTTCCAATTCATGTCACTTTTAGAATCTTTGAATTATGAGTTTCAGTTTCTAAAAGCAAAACTTTCTATTTCACCATCCTTATGCTCCGAAATATCGCTATCTAACTTGATCActgataatataaatggAAAGTGTACTCTCAAAATTAAGGATAACATGAATAAAATGTCCGagaataatgaatttaaagaGTCTATAAACAAGTACAAAAGGTTGGAATCAATTTGTTTATGCGTTATGATTCTTACTTTGGAGTATATTACCAGACTTAAAGGTCTAGTCTTTAATTTACCTCCTAATTCAATGAATCTTACTTTTGGCATTCAACATATATTTGGAGAAGGACATGAATGGAATGATCTTTTGTTACTTTTAGATACAAAAATCAGGAACCCCAAAAGATCATTTACACAATCAGAGATCACCAAGGGAATGACTCGTGAATTTTCTGGTAAACTGGAAAATTTGATGGAAtacaataaaattttagtcAAAATTCTTAAAATTAACCCCAAATACGAGAACTATACCCAAAGAGTCCAGTTTTTCGTTGATTTTTTTTTCATATATAAGACTGCACACTTCTGAGTCgttaaatttagaaaaaaatttacTTCAAACTGATTCTTGcctattaaatttaaaaaatccattatttaaaaggtcaaaatatttcaaatttcacaaattacttttataaagataaatttatctCCTATTTAGCAACAGCGTCTTAAATccttcaatttattaacatatCTTTAAAATACTTGTATAAATATCATTATATGAAACGTAAAACCtcatttttcaaattcGTCTGTTCTCAGCTAGTTGGATCGATCTAAAAATTACGGCGAAATTTTCCACCTAGggaaatattttttatgcatttgataaatttgagtataattttataaattccTAGTCaatattcaaaattatgtcataatcaaattatatatgatttaaatatttattatggAGATTCAATATGATAACTTAATTTACATGGCCTTTGTCAACATAGAACAGGCCAGAGAAGTAGTTTCATACCCTACCAACATTCCTATAGTTTACGAAAAAATTGTAACGACCACtaacttaattattaattttatttaaatattgatttatgGCCAATTTTTAGATATCTTTTACAAAAGAAAAGGTACTTGAGTCACTTAGAGAGTCTAAAACAGGtataaactaattaatatagtaaattatcaaaattatggctaaataaatcatttaGATGTTTCTGAAATACTAGTTGAGGAAGCAAGTTTGTTTTTCCTATCAGAtgatgataataaaatcgGAGCTTATTTGTTAACTTTGGGGGAAAATTATCCAAGACGTTTCGCCAACAGCTTATTaaaggtattttaaattaaattccACTATATATACTAGATAACAATATTGTATGATGGCTTaataatctaaaatttctataggatttaattaatgtaGTGTTATCAAGTGGATATGATCACGATTCGACCACGTCGGATCTCCAATATTTGGTTGAGGACAAATTGAAAGAGATTTTCCACAAATACGACTCAGTGGTTGAAAAAGACCAAGTCACCTtggtaaaataatattcaaaattattagttgaAACTAGAGACGCcaactaatttaaatttaggtAAGGGTGAAAACTGAGCTTGCCAAAGAAAACATAAGGGACAGTTTAATACAAGTTATGGAAACCGCAGCAAACGTTGAATTACTTAAGAAAACCTCTGAAAATTTGAAAGTCAAATCACAGCAGGTATGaaacaatattataatacttTATTCGAAATAATGCAACTTAAATTTAGGCATTTGAAACCTCAAAAAAAGCCAATAAACATTTTGGGAAATACAAAAAAGTGGTATGTTTCCTCATCtattttgttatttatcagtattaaatatattatttattaatatttccaacgaatattaatttatagataTTCATAACTTCAGCCGTTTTGGGAATTGTGGCTATAATTGCAATAGCCCTTATAATATACTTTTGTACTAAGAagtaataatttgttaaagAATTGTTAGAGTATATGAAAACGtagataaaattagatttataaataaaatacaaagTCAGTTATTTTTCACGGGTCCAGAAGTCTGGTTAAATAAACTTTTGTATTCTGGAGGTATTTCAGAATTAGCTTCAAAGAAGATGTACGACAATGTAATCTTGTCAACTCCGTCTAAACATCCATGTTACTTACCAAAATtgatgataaatatatctACTTAACTAGTATATTCTTAcgtaattttttatccttTACGATTTCAGGGTCTAGAAAGAAAAGAACTGGTAAATCCACCTCCTCTCCTAAATTTGATATGCTTATTCCTATGTATACCTGGGTTGAGTAACTGTTCTTCGAAGCAGAAACACTgtattttgttaaaataaagTCCAGCTTCGTCTGGTATGACATGGTATGCAGCGACTCCTATTGAAATTGAgaaaagtttaaaattacctaTAACTGGCTCTTTACTTAAGTTCTTAGCTGTATAGAAAGATAGGGTAGTTTCACCAGGTCTGACCACTACTCTTTTCTGGCAGGGCTTAAATTCCCAATTCAGGTTAGAATGAGTAACGAAATCAATCTCGAACTTTCTCAAGTTCAAATCTAACCAATGATAATcaataataacaaatacagtattgtaaataattataatactaGTGTAACTggatattataaataaacGTACTTTCTGGCGGTGGTGTATATGTTTTCGTTTTCTTTGTGGTTCCAAGGTATCCTGATTGCTGGCAAAAGTACTCGTATAGTGGAACACAGGCGAATGAGATTCCAAACATTGCGATAAATAGTGCCACTAGGCCATAACCCATTCCATCATCTGGCTTAGCATCTCTCTTTACATAATCGGCgtattttacattaaaaCTCAAGttatttatcatctttCTTTCGATATTTTGGTTATgttttatactattatcTTCTGTGTGTCCATCAGTCTgagttaattttttatcgCTGGATACGGGGATTCTACTAGTTgaat from Theileria annulata chromosome 1, complete sequence, *** SEQUENCING IN PROGRESS *** harbors:
- a CDS encoding uncharacterized protein (Contains 1 putative transmembrane domain), encoding MEIQYDNLIYMAFVNIEQAREVVSYPTNIPIVYEKIISFTKEKVLESLRESKTDVSEILVEEASLFFLSDDDNKIGAYLLTLGENYPRRFANSLLKDLINVVLSSGYDHDSTTSDLQYLVEDKLKEIFHKYDSVVEKDQVTLVRVKTELAKENIRDSLIQVMETAANVELLKKTSENLKVKSQQAFETSKKANKHFGKYKKVVCFLIYFVIYQY
- a CDS encoding cytochrome c oxidase assembly protein-like, putative (No Pfam hit; So annotated as cytochrome c oxidase assembly protein-like, based on FASTA and BLAST similarities;~1 probable transmembrane helix predicted for TA20075 by TMHMM2.0 at aa 98-120), encoding MLAVLGPLVARWLPKGSGISSTRLLSLQNNIKRSSICLYSTSRIPVSSDKKLTQTDGHTEDNSIKHNQNIERKMINNLSFNVKYADYVKRDAKPDDGMGYGLVALFIAMFGISFACVPLYEYFCQQSGYLGTTKKTKTYTPPPENLNLRKFEIDFVTHSNLNWEFKPCQKRVVVRPGETTLSFYTAKNLSKEPVIGVAAYHVIPDEAGLYFNKIQCFCFEEQLLNPGEEVDLPVLFFLDPEIVKDKKLHGVDKITLSYIFFEANSEIPPEYKSLFNQTSGPVKNN